In a single window of the Salvelinus alpinus chromosome 15, SLU_Salpinus.1, whole genome shotgun sequence genome:
- the LOC139539882 gene encoding transcriptional repressor CTCF-like isoform X2 — translation MKYSFLVQVLPMDGGPTDVVVEAKDSITYEGEEVVADLLQQAAEGVMDQQPVGEGGLDPQELVDEVNVEMMVMDSLDPALLQMKTEVMDAPVVTAHEATVTTVDETQIITLQVVNLEEQQLGGLGELQLVQVPVSAVPVTQATVEELQGTFVDATAMPKDGNPMICHTLPLPEGFQVVKVGANGEVETVEQDELQHQEEQQVQPEEEEEGLHCEPQPEDPQWTTDPDYQPPAKKTAKKAKKSKLRYNTEGDKDNMDVSVYDFEEEQQEGMLSEVNAEKVVGNMKPPKPTKIKKKGVKKTFQCELCSYTCPRRSNLDRHMKSHTDERPHKCHLCGRAFRTVTLLRNHLNTHTGTRPHKCQDCDMAFVTSGELVRHRRYKHTHEKPFKCSMCDYASVEVSKLKRHIRSHTGERPFQCSLCSYASRDTYKLKRHMRTHSGEKPYECYICHARFTQSGTMKMHILQKHTENVAKFHCPHCDTVIARKSDLGVHLRKQHSFIEQGRKCRYCDAVFHERYALIQHQKSHKNEKRFKCDQCDYCCRQERHMLMHRRTHTGEKPYACSQCEKTFRQKQLLDMHFRRYHDPNFVPTAFVCTKCGKTFTRRNTMARHAENCNGDPTEGENGTPPKRGRGGRKRKMRSRKDDDDDSEDNADPELDDIDEEDEDAEEALLEEEEEEEMELEQAPPTKPIPAPVEPPVKRKRGRPPKNAPKPASPAKASKAAPKGKAAAAAIIQVEDENTGVIENIIVKNEPEAEQAAIEVVVEQSEEAGAGVETVELPVAEAAPNGDLTPEMILSMMDR, via the exons ATGAAGTATTCCTTTCTGGTGCAG GTATTACCGATGGACGGCGGACCAACCGACGTTGTGGTTGAGGCCAAGGACAGCATCACctatgagggggaggaggtggtggcAGACCTGCTCCAGCAAGCAGCAGAGGGGGTAATGGACCAACAGCCCGTGGGAGAGGGGGGCCTGGATCCCCAGGAGCTGGTGGATGAAGTCAATGTGGAGATGATGGTAATGGATTCCCTGGACCCGGCCCTGCTGCAGATGAAGACTGAGGTGATGGACGCCCCTGTGGTCACAGCCCACGAGGCCACAGTCACCACAGTGGATGAGACCCAGATCATCACTCTGCAGGTTGTCAATTTGGAGGAGCAGCAGCTTGGAGGCCTTGGGGAGCTACAGCTGGTCCAGGTGCCTGTCTCGGCTGTGCCTGTAACGCAGGCCACTGTAGAGGAGCTACAGGGCACCTTCGTGGATGCCACGGCCATGCCCAAAGATGGAAACCCTATGATCTGCCACACCCTGCCCCTGCCAGAGGGCTTCCAG GTGGTGAAGGTGGGTGCGAATGGTGAGGTGGAGACAGTGGAGCAGGATGAGCTCCAGCACCAGGAGGAGCAGCAGGTCCagcctgaggaggaggaagaagggctGCACTGCGAGCCCCAGCCTGAAGACCCACAGTGGACCACAGACCCAGACTACCAACCTCCGGCCAAGAAGACTGCCAAGAAAGCAAAGAAGAGCAAGCTGCGCTACAACActgagggggacaaagacaacaTGGACGTGTCTGTCTATGACTTTGAGGAGGAGCAGCAGGAGGGGATGCTCTCTGAGGTCAATGCAGAGAAAGTGGTGGGCAACATGAAGCCCCCCAAACCCACCAAGATCAAGAAAAAGG GTGTGAAGAAAACATTCCAGTGTGAGCTGTGTAGCTACACCTGTCCCCGCCGCTCCAACCTGGACCGACACATGAAGAGCCACACGGACGAGAGGCCCCACAAGTGCCATCTGTGTGGAAGGGCCTTCAGGACCGTTACCCTGCTGAGGAaccacctcaacacacacacag GTACCAGACCACACAAGTGTCAAGATTGTGACATGGCCTTTGTGACCAGCGGAGAGCTGGTCCGACATCGTCGCTACAAGCACACTCATGAGAAACCCTTCAAGTGCTCCATGTGTGACTATGCCAGTGTGGAGGTGAGCAAGCTAAAGCGGCACATCCGTTCCCACACTGGGGAGCGTCCGTTCCAGTGCAGCCTGTGCAGCTACGCCAGCAGAGACACCTACAAGCTGAAGAGACACATGAGGACACACTCAG GAGAGAAGCCGTATGAATGCTACATCTGCCACGCCCGTTTCACCCAGAGTGGAACCATGAAGATGCACATCCTGCAGAAGCACACAGAGAACGTGGCCAAGTTCCACTGCCCCCACTGTGACACAGTCATCGCCCGCAAGAGTGACCTGG gcgTCCATCTGCGTAAGCAGCACTCGTTCATTGAGCAGGGACGGAAATGCCGTTACTGTGATGCGGTGTTCCACGAGCGCTATGCTCTCATCCAGCACCAGAAGTCCCATAAGAATGAGAAACGCTTCAAGTGTGACCAGTGTGACTACTGCTGCAGACAA GAGCGTCACATGCTGatgcacaggcgcacacacacaggagagaagccttacgccTGTAGCCAGTGTGAAAAGACCTTCCGCCAGAAGCAGCTCCTGGACATGCACTTCCGGCGCTACCACGACCCCAACTTTGTGCCTACTGCCTTTGTGTGCACCAAGTGTGGCAAGACCTTCACCCGCAGG AACACCATGGCCAGACATGCAGAGAACTGTAACGGGGATCCTACTGAAGGAGAGAACGGAACCCCACCCAAGAGAGGACGGggtgggaggaagaggaagatgcgcTCAAGGAAGGACGATGATGACGATAGTG AGGACAATGCTGATCCTGAGCTGGATGACATTGATGAAGAGGATGAGGATGCCGAAGAGGCActgctggaggaagaggaggaggaggagatggagttgGAGCAGGCTCCACCCACCAAGCCTATCCCCGCCCCTGTGGAGCCGCCCGTCAAGAGGAAACGTGGTAGACCCCCCAAGAATGCGCCCAAACCTGCCTCACCTGCCAAAGCTAGCAAGGCTGCCCCTAAGGGCAAAGCTGCTGCAG cAGCCATCATCCAGGTGGAGGATGAGAATACAGGTGTCATAGAGAACATCATAGTGAAGAATGAGCCAGAGGCTGAGCAGGCTGCCATAGAGGTGGTGGTGGAGCAGTCGgaggaggcaggagcaggggTGGAGACAGTGGAGCTGCCTGTAGCAGAGGCTGCCCCCAACGGAGATCTCACCCCTGAGATGATCCTCAGCATGATGGACCGGTGA
- the LOC139539882 gene encoding transcriptional repressor CTCF-like isoform X1: MKYSFLVQVLPMDGGPTDVVVEAKDSITYEGEEVVADLLQQAAEGVMDQQPVGEGGLDPQELVDEVNVEMMVMDSLDPALLQMKTEVMDAPVVTAHEATVTTVDETQIITLQVVNLEEQQLGGLGELQLVQVPVSAVPVTQATVEELQGTFVDATAMPKDGNPMICHTLPLPEGFQVVKVGANGEVETVEQDELQHQEEQQVQPEEEEEGLHCEPQPEDPQWTTDPDYQPPAKKTAKKAKKSKLRYNTEGDKDNMDVSVYDFEEEQQEGMLSEVNAEKVVGNMKPPKPTKIKKKGVKKTFQCELCSYTCPRRSNLDRHMKSHTDERPHKCHLCGRAFRTVTLLRNHLNTHTGTRPHKCQDCDMAFVTSGELVRHRRYKHTHEKPFKCSMCDYASVEVSKLKRHIRSHTGERPFQCSLCSYASRDTYKLKRHMRTHSGEKPYECYICHARFTQSGTMKMHILQKHTENVAKFHCPHCDTVIARKSDLGVHLRKQHSFIEQGRKCRYCDAVFHERYALIQHQKSHKNEKRFKCDQCDYCCRQERHMLMHRRTHTGEKPYACSQCEKTFRQKQLLDMHFRRYHDPNFVPTAFVCTKCGKTFTRRNTMARHAENCNGDPTEGENGTPPKRGRGGRKRKMRSRKDDDDDSEDNADPELDDIDEEDEDAEEALLEEEEEEEMELEQAPPTKPIPAPVEPPVKRKRGRPPKNAPKPASPAKASKAAPKGKAAAAAAIIQVEDENTGVIENIIVKNEPEAEQAAIEVVVEQSEEAGAGVETVELPVAEAAPNGDLTPEMILSMMDR, from the exons ATGAAGTATTCCTTTCTGGTGCAG GTATTACCGATGGACGGCGGACCAACCGACGTTGTGGTTGAGGCCAAGGACAGCATCACctatgagggggaggaggtggtggcAGACCTGCTCCAGCAAGCAGCAGAGGGGGTAATGGACCAACAGCCCGTGGGAGAGGGGGGCCTGGATCCCCAGGAGCTGGTGGATGAAGTCAATGTGGAGATGATGGTAATGGATTCCCTGGACCCGGCCCTGCTGCAGATGAAGACTGAGGTGATGGACGCCCCTGTGGTCACAGCCCACGAGGCCACAGTCACCACAGTGGATGAGACCCAGATCATCACTCTGCAGGTTGTCAATTTGGAGGAGCAGCAGCTTGGAGGCCTTGGGGAGCTACAGCTGGTCCAGGTGCCTGTCTCGGCTGTGCCTGTAACGCAGGCCACTGTAGAGGAGCTACAGGGCACCTTCGTGGATGCCACGGCCATGCCCAAAGATGGAAACCCTATGATCTGCCACACCCTGCCCCTGCCAGAGGGCTTCCAG GTGGTGAAGGTGGGTGCGAATGGTGAGGTGGAGACAGTGGAGCAGGATGAGCTCCAGCACCAGGAGGAGCAGCAGGTCCagcctgaggaggaggaagaagggctGCACTGCGAGCCCCAGCCTGAAGACCCACAGTGGACCACAGACCCAGACTACCAACCTCCGGCCAAGAAGACTGCCAAGAAAGCAAAGAAGAGCAAGCTGCGCTACAACActgagggggacaaagacaacaTGGACGTGTCTGTCTATGACTTTGAGGAGGAGCAGCAGGAGGGGATGCTCTCTGAGGTCAATGCAGAGAAAGTGGTGGGCAACATGAAGCCCCCCAAACCCACCAAGATCAAGAAAAAGG GTGTGAAGAAAACATTCCAGTGTGAGCTGTGTAGCTACACCTGTCCCCGCCGCTCCAACCTGGACCGACACATGAAGAGCCACACGGACGAGAGGCCCCACAAGTGCCATCTGTGTGGAAGGGCCTTCAGGACCGTTACCCTGCTGAGGAaccacctcaacacacacacag GTACCAGACCACACAAGTGTCAAGATTGTGACATGGCCTTTGTGACCAGCGGAGAGCTGGTCCGACATCGTCGCTACAAGCACACTCATGAGAAACCCTTCAAGTGCTCCATGTGTGACTATGCCAGTGTGGAGGTGAGCAAGCTAAAGCGGCACATCCGTTCCCACACTGGGGAGCGTCCGTTCCAGTGCAGCCTGTGCAGCTACGCCAGCAGAGACACCTACAAGCTGAAGAGACACATGAGGACACACTCAG GAGAGAAGCCGTATGAATGCTACATCTGCCACGCCCGTTTCACCCAGAGTGGAACCATGAAGATGCACATCCTGCAGAAGCACACAGAGAACGTGGCCAAGTTCCACTGCCCCCACTGTGACACAGTCATCGCCCGCAAGAGTGACCTGG gcgTCCATCTGCGTAAGCAGCACTCGTTCATTGAGCAGGGACGGAAATGCCGTTACTGTGATGCGGTGTTCCACGAGCGCTATGCTCTCATCCAGCACCAGAAGTCCCATAAGAATGAGAAACGCTTCAAGTGTGACCAGTGTGACTACTGCTGCAGACAA GAGCGTCACATGCTGatgcacaggcgcacacacacaggagagaagccttacgccTGTAGCCAGTGTGAAAAGACCTTCCGCCAGAAGCAGCTCCTGGACATGCACTTCCGGCGCTACCACGACCCCAACTTTGTGCCTACTGCCTTTGTGTGCACCAAGTGTGGCAAGACCTTCACCCGCAGG AACACCATGGCCAGACATGCAGAGAACTGTAACGGGGATCCTACTGAAGGAGAGAACGGAACCCCACCCAAGAGAGGACGGggtgggaggaagaggaagatgcgcTCAAGGAAGGACGATGATGACGATAGTG AGGACAATGCTGATCCTGAGCTGGATGACATTGATGAAGAGGATGAGGATGCCGAAGAGGCActgctggaggaagaggaggaggaggagatggagttgGAGCAGGCTCCACCCACCAAGCCTATCCCCGCCCCTGTGGAGCCGCCCGTCAAGAGGAAACGTGGTAGACCCCCCAAGAATGCGCCCAAACCTGCCTCACCTGCCAAAGCTAGCAAGGCTGCCCCTAAGGGCAAAGCTGCTGCAG cagcAGCCATCATCCAGGTGGAGGATGAGAATACAGGTGTCATAGAGAACATCATAGTGAAGAATGAGCCAGAGGCTGAGCAGGCTGCCATAGAGGTGGTGGTGGAGCAGTCGgaggaggcaggagcaggggTGGAGACAGTGGAGCTGCCTGTAGCAGAGGCTGCCCCCAACGGAGATCTCACCCCTGAGATGATCCTCAGCATGATGGACCGGTGA
- the LOC139539882 gene encoding transcriptional repressor CTCF-like isoform X3 gives MDGGPTDVVVEAKDSITYEGEEVVADLLQQAAEGVMDQQPVGEGGLDPQELVDEVNVEMMVMDSLDPALLQMKTEVMDAPVVTAHEATVTTVDETQIITLQVVNLEEQQLGGLGELQLVQVPVSAVPVTQATVEELQGTFVDATAMPKDGNPMICHTLPLPEGFQVVKVGANGEVETVEQDELQHQEEQQVQPEEEEEGLHCEPQPEDPQWTTDPDYQPPAKKTAKKAKKSKLRYNTEGDKDNMDVSVYDFEEEQQEGMLSEVNAEKVVGNMKPPKPTKIKKKGVKKTFQCELCSYTCPRRSNLDRHMKSHTDERPHKCHLCGRAFRTVTLLRNHLNTHTGTRPHKCQDCDMAFVTSGELVRHRRYKHTHEKPFKCSMCDYASVEVSKLKRHIRSHTGERPFQCSLCSYASRDTYKLKRHMRTHSGEKPYECYICHARFTQSGTMKMHILQKHTENVAKFHCPHCDTVIARKSDLGVHLRKQHSFIEQGRKCRYCDAVFHERYALIQHQKSHKNEKRFKCDQCDYCCRQERHMLMHRRTHTGEKPYACSQCEKTFRQKQLLDMHFRRYHDPNFVPTAFVCTKCGKTFTRRNTMARHAENCNGDPTEGENGTPPKRGRGGRKRKMRSRKDDDDDSEDNADPELDDIDEEDEDAEEALLEEEEEEEMELEQAPPTKPIPAPVEPPVKRKRGRPPKNAPKPASPAKASKAAPKGKAAAAAAIIQVEDENTGVIENIIVKNEPEAEQAAIEVVVEQSEEAGAGVETVELPVAEAAPNGDLTPEMILSMMDR, from the exons ATGGACGGCGGACCAACCGACGTTGTGGTTGAGGCCAAGGACAGCATCACctatgagggggaggaggtggtggcAGACCTGCTCCAGCAAGCAGCAGAGGGGGTAATGGACCAACAGCCCGTGGGAGAGGGGGGCCTGGATCCCCAGGAGCTGGTGGATGAAGTCAATGTGGAGATGATGGTAATGGATTCCCTGGACCCGGCCCTGCTGCAGATGAAGACTGAGGTGATGGACGCCCCTGTGGTCACAGCCCACGAGGCCACAGTCACCACAGTGGATGAGACCCAGATCATCACTCTGCAGGTTGTCAATTTGGAGGAGCAGCAGCTTGGAGGCCTTGGGGAGCTACAGCTGGTCCAGGTGCCTGTCTCGGCTGTGCCTGTAACGCAGGCCACTGTAGAGGAGCTACAGGGCACCTTCGTGGATGCCACGGCCATGCCCAAAGATGGAAACCCTATGATCTGCCACACCCTGCCCCTGCCAGAGGGCTTCCAG GTGGTGAAGGTGGGTGCGAATGGTGAGGTGGAGACAGTGGAGCAGGATGAGCTCCAGCACCAGGAGGAGCAGCAGGTCCagcctgaggaggaggaagaagggctGCACTGCGAGCCCCAGCCTGAAGACCCACAGTGGACCACAGACCCAGACTACCAACCTCCGGCCAAGAAGACTGCCAAGAAAGCAAAGAAGAGCAAGCTGCGCTACAACActgagggggacaaagacaacaTGGACGTGTCTGTCTATGACTTTGAGGAGGAGCAGCAGGAGGGGATGCTCTCTGAGGTCAATGCAGAGAAAGTGGTGGGCAACATGAAGCCCCCCAAACCCACCAAGATCAAGAAAAAGG GTGTGAAGAAAACATTCCAGTGTGAGCTGTGTAGCTACACCTGTCCCCGCCGCTCCAACCTGGACCGACACATGAAGAGCCACACGGACGAGAGGCCCCACAAGTGCCATCTGTGTGGAAGGGCCTTCAGGACCGTTACCCTGCTGAGGAaccacctcaacacacacacag GTACCAGACCACACAAGTGTCAAGATTGTGACATGGCCTTTGTGACCAGCGGAGAGCTGGTCCGACATCGTCGCTACAAGCACACTCATGAGAAACCCTTCAAGTGCTCCATGTGTGACTATGCCAGTGTGGAGGTGAGCAAGCTAAAGCGGCACATCCGTTCCCACACTGGGGAGCGTCCGTTCCAGTGCAGCCTGTGCAGCTACGCCAGCAGAGACACCTACAAGCTGAAGAGACACATGAGGACACACTCAG GAGAGAAGCCGTATGAATGCTACATCTGCCACGCCCGTTTCACCCAGAGTGGAACCATGAAGATGCACATCCTGCAGAAGCACACAGAGAACGTGGCCAAGTTCCACTGCCCCCACTGTGACACAGTCATCGCCCGCAAGAGTGACCTGG gcgTCCATCTGCGTAAGCAGCACTCGTTCATTGAGCAGGGACGGAAATGCCGTTACTGTGATGCGGTGTTCCACGAGCGCTATGCTCTCATCCAGCACCAGAAGTCCCATAAGAATGAGAAACGCTTCAAGTGTGACCAGTGTGACTACTGCTGCAGACAA GAGCGTCACATGCTGatgcacaggcgcacacacacaggagagaagccttacgccTGTAGCCAGTGTGAAAAGACCTTCCGCCAGAAGCAGCTCCTGGACATGCACTTCCGGCGCTACCACGACCCCAACTTTGTGCCTACTGCCTTTGTGTGCACCAAGTGTGGCAAGACCTTCACCCGCAGG AACACCATGGCCAGACATGCAGAGAACTGTAACGGGGATCCTACTGAAGGAGAGAACGGAACCCCACCCAAGAGAGGACGGggtgggaggaagaggaagatgcgcTCAAGGAAGGACGATGATGACGATAGTG AGGACAATGCTGATCCTGAGCTGGATGACATTGATGAAGAGGATGAGGATGCCGAAGAGGCActgctggaggaagaggaggaggaggagatggagttgGAGCAGGCTCCACCCACCAAGCCTATCCCCGCCCCTGTGGAGCCGCCCGTCAAGAGGAAACGTGGTAGACCCCCCAAGAATGCGCCCAAACCTGCCTCACCTGCCAAAGCTAGCAAGGCTGCCCCTAAGGGCAAAGCTGCTGCAG cagcAGCCATCATCCAGGTGGAGGATGAGAATACAGGTGTCATAGAGAACATCATAGTGAAGAATGAGCCAGAGGCTGAGCAGGCTGCCATAGAGGTGGTGGTGGAGCAGTCGgaggaggcaggagcaggggTGGAGACAGTGGAGCTGCCTGTAGCAGAGGCTGCCCCCAACGGAGATCTCACCCCTGAGATGATCCTCAGCATGATGGACCGGTGA